Proteins encoded within one genomic window of Humulus lupulus chromosome 1, drHumLupu1.1, whole genome shotgun sequence:
- the LOC133805721 gene encoding ubiquitin C-terminal hydrolase 13-like isoform X1 has protein sequence MASESVVSSSSFSSLPPSIFFSAEDHIPNYDSGFQTAPSSPPPEPAMPPPPTSSTFSTDVSLQSGPLTQISSPLSSQTTKPFPPLPAVLDERDAMPSHHLLKIKSFSTLSKLPIEKFSNDFEAGGYKWNFSIYPNGDKSKDGEDYISVYLEIVETSILPAGWEVNAIFNFFLFNQIRDKYVGPQGQYMIMVTKFKFTELLCSQSLSCWLLSYCRCYSKAIPLYEETMGHCQIHRSRNV, from the exons ATGGCATCTGAGAGTGTGGTTTCTTCATCATCATTCTCATCACTTCCTCCAAGTATATTCTTCTCTGCCGAAGATCACATTCCAAATTACGACTCTGGATTTCAAACCGCTCCTTCTTCTCCGCCGCCAGAGCCGGCGATGCCTCCTCCTCCCACCAGTTCTACTTTTTCGACTGATGTTTCACTCCAAAGTGGACCTTTAACTCAAATATCTTCTCCTCTTTCGTCCCAGACTACCAAACCCTTTCCTCCTCTTCCTGCTGTACTAGATG AAAGAGATGCTATGCCGAGCCACCATTTGCTCAAAATTAAGTCCTTTTCCACACTTTCTAAATTGCCCATAGAGAAATTCAGTAATGATTTTGAAGCTGGGGGCTACAAATG GAACTTTTCTATATACCCAAATGGGGACAAGAGCAAAGATGGGGAAGACTATATATCTGTCTACTTGGAAATAGTGGAAACAAGTATTCTCCCAGCTGGTTGGGAAGTTAATGCTATCTTTAATTTCTTTCTGTTCAATCAAATTCGTGACAAGTATGTTGGTCCCCAAG GACAATATATGATAATGGTGACCAAGTTCAAGTTTACTGAATTACTATGTTCACAAAGTCTTTCCTGTTGGCTCTTGAGTTATTGCAGATGCTATAGTAAGGCGATTCCATTGTATGAAGAAACAATGGGGCATTGTCAAATTCATCGATCTCGAAATGTTTAA
- the LOC133805721 gene encoding ubiquitin C-terminal hydrolase 13-like isoform X2, which produces MASESVVSSSSFSSLPPSIFFSAEDHIPNYDSGFQTAPSSPPPEPAMPPPPTSSTFSTDVSLQSGPLTQISSPLSSQTTKPFPPLPAVLDERDAMPSHHLLKIKSFSTLSKLPIEKFSNDFEAGGYKWNFSIYPNGDKSKDGEDYISVYLEIVETSILPAGWEVNAIFNFFLFNQIRDKYVGPQDAIVRRFHCMKKQWGIVKFIDLEMFNNPCNGYLVNDTCSFGV; this is translated from the exons ATGGCATCTGAGAGTGTGGTTTCTTCATCATCATTCTCATCACTTCCTCCAAGTATATTCTTCTCTGCCGAAGATCACATTCCAAATTACGACTCTGGATTTCAAACCGCTCCTTCTTCTCCGCCGCCAGAGCCGGCGATGCCTCCTCCTCCCACCAGTTCTACTTTTTCGACTGATGTTTCACTCCAAAGTGGACCTTTAACTCAAATATCTTCTCCTCTTTCGTCCCAGACTACCAAACCCTTTCCTCCTCTTCCTGCTGTACTAGATG AAAGAGATGCTATGCCGAGCCACCATTTGCTCAAAATTAAGTCCTTTTCCACACTTTCTAAATTGCCCATAGAGAAATTCAGTAATGATTTTGAAGCTGGGGGCTACAAATG GAACTTTTCTATATACCCAAATGGGGACAAGAGCAAAGATGGGGAAGACTATATATCTGTCTACTTGGAAATAGTGGAAACAAGTATTCTCCCAGCTGGTTGGGAAGTTAATGCTATCTTTAATTTCTTTCTGTTCAATCAAATTCGTGACAAGTATGTTGGTCCCCAAG ATGCTATAGTAAGGCGATTCCATTGTATGAAGAAACAATGGGGCATTGTCAAATTCATCGATCTCGAAATGTTTAACAATCCCTGCAATGGTTACCTTGTCAATGACACATGTAGTTTTGGCGTTTAA
- the LOC133805721 gene encoding BTB/POZ and MATH domain-containing protein 4-like isoform X3, producing the protein MASESVVSSSSFSSLPPSIFFSAEDHIPNYDSGFQTAPSSPPPEPAMPPPPTSSTFSTDVSLQSGPLTQISSPLSSQTTKPFPPLPAVLDERDAMPSHHLLKIKSFSTLSKLPIEKFSNDFEAGGYKWNFSIYPNGDKSKDGEDYISVYLEIVETSILPAGWEVNAIFNFFLFNQIRDKYVGPQGSRWLSFTTLPSDLL; encoded by the exons ATGGCATCTGAGAGTGTGGTTTCTTCATCATCATTCTCATCACTTCCTCCAAGTATATTCTTCTCTGCCGAAGATCACATTCCAAATTACGACTCTGGATTTCAAACCGCTCCTTCTTCTCCGCCGCCAGAGCCGGCGATGCCTCCTCCTCCCACCAGTTCTACTTTTTCGACTGATGTTTCACTCCAAAGTGGACCTTTAACTCAAATATCTTCTCCTCTTTCGTCCCAGACTACCAAACCCTTTCCTCCTCTTCCTGCTGTACTAGATG AAAGAGATGCTATGCCGAGCCACCATTTGCTCAAAATTAAGTCCTTTTCCACACTTTCTAAATTGCCCATAGAGAAATTCAGTAATGATTTTGAAGCTGGGGGCTACAAATG GAACTTTTCTATATACCCAAATGGGGACAAGAGCAAAGATGGGGAAGACTATATATCTGTCTACTTGGAAATAGTGGAAACAAGTATTCTCCCAGCTGGTTGGGAAGTTAATGCTATCTTTAATTTCTTTCTGTTCAATCAAATTCGTGACAAGTATGTTGGTCCCCAAG GTTCGAGGTGGCTTTCTTTTACTACTCTGCCATCTGATCTATTGTAA